TTCTGATCGCGAATGGTTCGCCGTTCCTCGACGAGATATTGCTGAAGCAGGTGCATCAGAAAATCGAGTTCAGCCTGCGGGCGTTTCCAGTTTTCGCTTGACAGGCAATACAACGTCAACGCGTCAAGCTTGAGTTCACTGGCCATTTCGGTGACGGTACGCACCGTCGTCACGCCGCGCCGGTGCCCTTCAATGCGAGGTAAACCGCGTGCCTGCGCCCAGCGGCCGTTGCCGTCCATGATGATCGCGACGTGACGTGGAAGATTCATGCTGAGAAGTGGAACAGAAGTCATGCAAGTTTGGATAGGACCGCTTCGACACACGGTTTCCAATCCCCAAGTTCGGTCTGGCGAACGATTTCAACACTGGGGTACCAACGAGTCGTCTCCCCCGATCGGAGCCAACGCCAATCGGGAACTTTGCCCAGCAGCAATATCGTGCGTACACCAAGCGATCCCGCCAAGTGGGCAATGGCCGTGTCGGTGGTGACCAAGGCATCCAAATTGCGAAGCACCGCGGCGGTGTCCACGAATTGTCCACCGGATTGGTCCAGTTTGTCAGGCAAGCGGTGAACCAAATCTCCCAAATCGCTTTGGTCAAGTTGCTCCGATCCGTGGCCAAATTGCAAGCTGATGGATTTCAGGCCTGGCGTCTCGATCAACGGCCGGAACGTTTCCAACGGAATGCTGCGATAGACATCGGCGTGGTGTTCTGGGTTGCCCTGCCAATTGAGCCCGATCAATTTCTTGCCGGATTGTCTCAACGGCTGAAGGAAATTTCCCCAGTAGTGGACAGTGGATGCAGGGACATCCAAGTAGCCCACGTACTGCCCTGGCTCTGTTCTCTCAAACAAATCGGCGCCGTCGTGCAGCTTGCCATCGCGTTGGTACAGACCGTCCAGCACTTCGAGGAATGACCCTTGGAAATCGATCGTTGCCCCGGCCGGCAGGCTCATCAAGGCGGATTGGGCATCGACGTCTGGAATCAGGCATTCGATTCCAAGTCCGGTGCTGCCGACGGCGGACGAGAACAGCGGAATCAGTTTCGGTGGGCAGACGACCATGACCCGGGCGCCATCCTGAGCGAGTGCTCCAGCGACCCGCAGAAAATGAATCGCGTCGCCGAGCCCTTGTTCGGGATAAATCAAAACGGTGTTGCCATCGAGCGGTTGGCCGGACCACACGGGCACATGTCCGCCAGCGGACCGCAAGTGATCTGCGATCGCGGGGCGGCCAACACCGGGCATTCGCCAACGCCAACGGTATTCGTTCCAACCTCGGTCGTAATCACCCTGCAGCAATGAGATCACACCCAGGTTGCGGTGCAGTTCCGCGTTGTCGGGCTGGATGGCGAGGCCTTCTTCGTACCATTTCAGGCCACGTTCAATTTCGCCGTTCCAGATCCACAGCGTGCCACGATTCTTGATCGCGGAAAGATAGCCGGGTTGCTGCTGCAGTGCGTTGGCAAAGCTTTCCTCGGCCCGGTCGACCTCACCGAGCATTCGGAAGGCGTTGCCGAGGTTGTTCCACGCGATCGGAAAATTGGAACGCAGGTCGATCGCTTTTTGGTACGAGTCCACCGCACCGGTGAAGTCTCGTTTGTCAAACTGAGCGATGCCCAGGTAGACCCAGGCATCGGCAGATTGGGGCACTTGACGCAAAACGCCGCGATACATTTGCATCGCGGCGTCCACGTTACCCGATTGATGAACTTGCCAGCTTTGCTGCAAGATCTCGGCCAAGGTTGGCATCAGTCCAGGAAGCCAACGAGGTCTTGGCTGCGGCTGGGCTGTTGAAGCTTGCGAACCGCTTTGGCTTCGATTTGACGAATCCGTTCGCGGGTCACCTTGAAGATGTGCCCGACTTCTTCCAGCGTGTAGCTGTAACCGTCGCCCAAGCCGTAACGCAGTTTGATGATTTCGCGTTCACGGTAGGACAGGCTCTTCAGCACGCCGGTGATTCGTTGACGAAGCATTTCTTGTGTCGCACCAATCTGGGGGCTCTCTGCGGTGCCATCGGGCAGCAGGTCGCCGAACTGGCTGTCTTCGCTGTTGCCAACGGGACGGTCCAACGAGATTGGGAAACGGCTCATCGTCAAAACACGACGAGCTTCTTCGATTGTCACATCGGCACGACGCGCGGTTTCTTCGATCGAGGGTTCACGACCGAGTTCTTGCAACAACTGGCGAGCCACGTTGCGAACACGGCTCATGGTTTCGACCATGTGAACCGGGATTCGAATCGTGCGGCTTTGGTCGGCAACGGCCCGGGTGATCGCTTGGCGAATCCACCAGGTGGCGTAGGTGCAGAACTTGAATCCACGACGGTATTCGAATTTGTCCACTGCTCGCATCAAACCGGCGTTGCCCTCTTGGATCAGGTCCAAGAACGACAGGCCCCGGTTGCGATACTTTTTCGCGATCGAGACGACCAACCGCAGGTTGCCTTCGCTCAGTTCCCGCTTGGCTTGTTGGTAATCGCTGTAAACGGTTCCCAACATTTTGACGCGGTTGCGAAGCGAGGTGGGCGTTTCCTGGCAGGCGGTCAGGATCTGACGACGCTCGTGCAGCAATTGCTCACGGACTTCACGGCCGTGTTTGGTTCGTTTTTGCTGACGCACCAACTCATCAATTTCGTCGAGTCGCCGGGAGAATTTCTCCAGCAAGGCGATTCGCGTTTCGATGCGTTGGGTACGCAGACCGAGTTCTTCGACCAACCGAACGGCACGGCGGCGGCGGCGAGCCAGGGCACGCCAAGCTTCGGCACGACGGCGAGCGGGCGCACTCTTGCTCATCGCGACTTTCCAGTCGTGACGGTTGCGGTTGAGCAACGTTTGAAGGGTTTTCAGGTTGTGAGGCAAACGACCAATGATCTGCTCTTTTTCCAAACGGTCGGTCACACTGACCTGAACGGTTCGGTCGAATGGCAACTGGCCGCGATAGACCTTCTTCAGCGTCTTGTAGGCTTCGACCAACACGTAGTGGTTCTCGAGCAACTTCGTGCGGAAGCGGCGGCGAGTTTCTTCGATGCGTTTGGCCAGCTCGATTTCTTGACGGCGCGTCAGCAAAGGGATTTCACCCATTTGCGTCAGGTACATGCGAACAGGGTCGTCCGACCAAGTTTCCGATTCGTCGAGCGCAATCAGTTCGTCCGGGCTGTCCAATTGGACTTCGCCTTCGGGCGCATCGGCAACACTGACCGCGTTGTCGTCTTCGCTGTCTTCGACTGGTAACTTGCGGAATCCTCCTGTGACCACGTCGGTGCTTTGTGCCGAAACGTCGTCGAAATCATCCATCATCGGATCAAACAAAGTAGATACTCCTTTAGGTGGCTGTCTTTTCTATGGTCGACGACCGCGGTTGGTTTGGTGGGTCGTCACAAAGAACGCTGTGGCGAATCAGCGTTCGGGGCAATTTGGTTCGTTTTGGGACATCCGTGTCGTGGGGGCGGCGACACTCGTGTGAGCA
Above is a window of Rhodopirellula islandica DNA encoding:
- a CDS encoding tetratricopeptide repeat protein, whose amino-acid sequence is MPTLAEILQQSWQVHQSGNVDAAMQMYRGVLRQVPQSADAWVYLGIAQFDKRDFTGAVDSYQKAIDLRSNFPIAWNNLGNAFRMLGEVDRAEESFANALQQQPGYLSAIKNRGTLWIWNGEIERGLKWYEEGLAIQPDNAELHRNLGVISLLQGDYDRGWNEYRWRWRMPGVGRPAIADHLRSAGGHVPVWSGQPLDGNTVLIYPEQGLGDAIHFLRVAGALAQDGARVMVVCPPKLIPLFSSAVGSTGLGIECLIPDVDAQSALMSLPAGATIDFQGSFLEVLDGLYQRDGKLHDGADLFERTEPGQYVGYLDVPASTVHYWGNFLQPLRQSGKKLIGLNWQGNPEHHADVYRSIPLETFRPLIETPGLKSISLQFGHGSEQLDQSDLGDLVHRLPDKLDQSGGQFVDTAAVLRNLDALVTTDTAIAHLAGSLGVRTILLLGKVPDWRWLRSGETTRWYPSVEIVRQTELGDWKPCVEAVLSKLA
- a CDS encoding sigma-70 family RNA polymerase sigma factor: MFDPMMDDFDDVSAQSTDVVTGGFRKLPVEDSEDDNAVSVADAPEGEVQLDSPDELIALDESETWSDDPVRMYLTQMGEIPLLTRRQEIELAKRIEETRRRFRTKLLENHYVLVEAYKTLKKVYRGQLPFDRTVQVSVTDRLEKEQIIGRLPHNLKTLQTLLNRNRHDWKVAMSKSAPARRRAEAWRALARRRRRAVRLVEELGLRTQRIETRIALLEKFSRRLDEIDELVRQQKRTKHGREVREQLLHERRQILTACQETPTSLRNRVKMLGTVYSDYQQAKRELSEGNLRLVVSIAKKYRNRGLSFLDLIQEGNAGLMRAVDKFEYRRGFKFCTYATWWIRQAITRAVADQSRTIRIPVHMVETMSRVRNVARQLLQELGREPSIEETARRADVTIEEARRVLTMSRFPISLDRPVGNSEDSQFGDLLPDGTAESPQIGATQEMLRQRITGVLKSLSYREREIIKLRYGLGDGYSYTLEEVGHIFKVTRERIRQIEAKAVRKLQQPSRSQDLVGFLD